A region of Rhizorhabdus wittichii RW1 DNA encodes the following proteins:
- a CDS encoding major facilitator superfamily MFS_1 (PFAM: major facilitator superfamily MFS_1) produces MMVEVEATGAGRAQGSWRSWLIIIVLMLTMIFSLVDRFAISLLVEPIKADLRLTDSDIGLLSGIAFGLFYACMGLPMGLLADRWSRKGTILLGVGVWSIATAGCGLASNFFQLLLARIGVGAGEAGLAPASYSIISDLFPRESLSRAMSVFQMGATLGSGIALWLVGIIFTSFTDGAGARLIAGTGLAAWHATFLLVALPGLPFLLIIASLRLNRTAAPAAGGAPAGTLVSALRRRPAFYGLSFATMSGLLLVNYAMLSWVPAFIQREFGSNPAEIGATYGAIMLLICPAAMIGGGWVADFLDGRGVRGAHALIMLAAAVLVLLFALLLLRASTLAQVYVAVALIHFAVTLPVGVAPALIQLRTMPDVRARIGALYVLIVNLVGLGIGPVIVGGLSDRMSGDPAGLRHSVALVSLIVTGGALATGLLLVRHLRKSGDDRR; encoded by the coding sequence ATGATGGTCGAAGTGGAAGCCACCGGCGCTGGGAGGGCGCAGGGGTCGTGGCGATCCTGGCTCATCATCATCGTGCTGATGTTGACGATGATCTTCTCGCTGGTGGACCGCTTCGCCATCTCGTTGCTGGTCGAGCCGATCAAGGCCGACCTGCGCCTGACCGACTCCGATATCGGTCTGCTGAGCGGTATCGCCTTCGGCCTGTTCTACGCCTGCATGGGGCTGCCGATGGGCCTGCTGGCCGATCGCTGGTCGCGAAAGGGCACGATCCTCCTCGGTGTCGGGGTGTGGAGCATCGCGACCGCCGGCTGCGGTCTCGCCTCCAACTTCTTCCAGCTCCTGCTGGCGCGGATCGGCGTCGGCGCCGGGGAGGCGGGCCTCGCGCCCGCCAGCTATTCGATCATATCCGATCTCTTCCCCCGTGAGTCGTTGAGCCGCGCGATGAGCGTCTTCCAGATGGGGGCGACACTGGGTTCCGGTATCGCGCTGTGGCTGGTCGGCATCATCTTCACCAGCTTCACCGACGGCGCCGGAGCCCGGCTGATCGCCGGCACCGGACTGGCGGCATGGCACGCGACCTTCCTGCTGGTGGCCCTGCCGGGACTGCCCTTCCTGCTGATCATCGCGAGCCTGCGATTGAACCGGACGGCGGCGCCAGCCGCCGGAGGCGCCCCGGCCGGGACGCTGGTCTCCGCCCTGCGTCGCAGGCCGGCTTTCTATGGCCTGTCGTTCGCGACGATGTCCGGCCTGCTGCTGGTCAACTATGCCATGCTCTCCTGGGTGCCCGCCTTCATCCAGCGCGAATTCGGCAGCAACCCGGCCGAGATCGGCGCCACCTATGGCGCGATCATGCTGCTGATCTGCCCCGCCGCGATGATCGGTGGCGGCTGGGTGGCCGATTTTCTCGACGGACGCGGCGTCCGCGGCGCGCATGCCCTGATCATGCTGGCGGCGGCGGTCCTCGTGCTGCTGTTCGCCCTGCTGCTTCTCCGGGCATCCACGCTCGCCCAGGTCTATGTCGCGGTGGCGCTGATCCATTTCGCGGTGACCCTGCCGGTCGGGGTCGCCCCCGCGCTGATCCAGCTTCGGACCATGCCCGACGTCCGCGCTCGCATCGGGGCGCTGTACGTATTGATCGTCAACCTTGTCGGGCTCGGCATCGGCCCGGTCATCGTCGGCGGACTGTCGGACCGGATGAGCGGCGATCCCGCCGGCCTCCGCCACAGCGTCGCGCTGGTGTCCCTCATCGTCACCGGCGGCGCGCTCGCGACCGGGCTGCTGCTGGTCCGCCATCTCCGAAAAAGCGGCGACGATCGCCGTTGA